From the Lolium rigidum isolate FL_2022 chromosome 2, APGP_CSIRO_Lrig_0.1, whole genome shotgun sequence genome, one window contains:
- the LOC124689284 gene encoding probable methyltransferase At1g27930: MKPPSRLIIAALVVTTSLLVPSLLRSPLPLLPCLPAVTAPSGTGYQPSGLAALADAAVYYATTPTVPQQTRDEISLALAVLRRRAPVRLLVFGLGHDSPLWHALNPGGVTVFLEEDPEWHRAVSSASPFLRSHLVSYHTRLDQADLLFDTYRRVPSCVPGAGADDEPAVRVNDACPLALHDLPPEVYEHEWDVLMLDAPKGYFAAAPGRMAAIWTAATMARARRGEGDTDVFLHDVDRKVEKMYAEEFLCDRFRVGGAGRFWHFSIPPVSRRDNRTAAGGGGERPFC, translated from the coding sequence ATGAAGCCCCCGAGCCGCCTCATCATCGCCGCGCTGGTCGTCACCACGTCGCTGCTGGTCCCTAGCCTCCTCAGatcgccgctgccgctgctcccGTGCCTGCCCGCCGTCACAGCCCCCTCAGGCACCGGGTACCAGCCGTCCGGCCTCGCCGCGCTCGCCGACGCCGCCGTCTACTACGCCACCACGCCGACGGTTCCGCAGCAGACGCGCGACGAGATATCGCTGGCCCTCGCCGTGCTCCGCCGCCGGGCGCCTGTGCGGCTGCTGGTGTTCGGCCTCGGCCACGACTCGCCGCTCTGGCACGCGCTCAACCCCGGCGGCGTCACCGTGTTCCTGGAGGAGGACCCGGAGTGGCACCGCGCCGTGAGCTCGGCGTCGCCGTTCCTGCGCTCCCACCTGGTCAGCTACCACACGCGGCTCGACCAGGCCGACCTCCTCTTCGACACCTACAGGCGGGTCCCCTCCTGCgtccccggcgccggcgccgatgACGAGCCCGCCGTCCGGGTAAACGACGCGTGCCCGCTGGCGCTGCACGACCTGCCGCCGGAGGTGTACGAGCACGAGTGGGACGTGCTCATGTTGGACGCCCCCAAGGGGTACTTCGCGGCGGCGCCTGGGAGGATGGCGGCGATATGGACGGCGGCGACAATGGCGCGGGCCAGGCGCGGCGAGGGCGACACCGACGTCTTCCTGCACGACGTGGACCGGAAGGTGGAGAAGATGTACGCCGAGGAGTTCCTCTGCGACCGGTTCCGGGTGGGAGGGGCCGGCCGGTTCTGGCATTTCAGCATCCCGCCGGTGTCGCGGCGGGACAACcggacggcggccggcggcggtggcgagaggCCGTTTTGCTGA